The Tumebacillus amylolyticus genome window below encodes:
- a CDS encoding DNA/RNA non-specific endonuclease, with translation MERHTQGKSERRASSPTASTTQAKAMQKPSAPATGRGGLSPQHLMQMQKTVGNRSVARYLAAAQRKQQVVQGKFEFGGKSYDKGTLEDDDVADPEGSEGKITKYQSDSNLPTFYGVLKSIFQDNLNPNAFPTSKDLGENIDRPHSVSATLNKQSQPDARQGNPVVTAIGRLGNEELLLRDGFDKARATAYDGGHLVGYQVLGGSNADRAWNVAPQDRENNQGAYNYTIEQMLRKAKKGTVISYTVELGYKSLNFSVDQNQLLEHKVIFKLDDTKPWEIQLPSRIPYKWEASAQITNQGGSFGAPAVDNSNGDDDMSRTYKQLTNNLDNDKLVHDDSQYTARYMLKFGDKDAQDMKHDDAISDISKVRSVNYRMMQVQPEERDLKGKPIDWKGPEKTNYGEVKLNETTLQEILDLEKELNQLLQDVKGDEEQFQNDDAYMKELNELPDDSVSTEQAYGMGVNFLEIMPEANELQFLTTEALRFQLMQSDDNAMRDEIELELKKAQDPLDDKTPQKQLLLRKVITKTHIRRLQMVKANRAQRKDLHGKVKLKRKAFQGLIHNVIALNTLKGKKYTISSAEKRKISGLFDLPRGERSPSKILKKYRVKFK, from the coding sequence GTGGAACGGCACACCCAAGGCAAATCAGAGCGCCGAGCAAGTTCCCCCACCGCTTCAACCACGCAAGCCAAAGCGATGCAGAAGCCCTCGGCTCCCGCGACAGGGCGAGGAGGGCTGTCCCCTCAACATCTTATGCAGATGCAGAAGACCGTAGGCAACCGTTCCGTTGCCCGCTATCTCGCCGCCGCGCAGAGAAAGCAACAGGTCGTCCAAGGGAAGTTTGAGTTCGGTGGAAAGTCCTACGACAAAGGAACGCTTGAGGACGATGACGTCGCCGACCCCGAGGGTTCGGAGGGCAAGATCACCAAGTACCAGTCGGATTCGAACCTGCCGACTTTTTACGGCGTGCTCAAATCGATTTTTCAGGACAATCTCAATCCGAACGCGTTTCCCACGAGCAAAGACTTGGGCGAGAACATCGACCGGCCTCATTCGGTATCCGCCACGTTGAACAAGCAAAGCCAGCCGGACGCCCGCCAAGGCAATCCGGTGGTCACCGCGATCGGCCGCTTGGGGAACGAAGAGTTGCTTTTGCGAGACGGGTTTGACAAAGCACGTGCAACGGCGTATGACGGCGGGCATCTCGTCGGCTATCAAGTTCTGGGCGGCTCCAATGCGGACAGAGCGTGGAACGTGGCTCCGCAAGATCGCGAGAACAACCAAGGGGCGTACAACTACACGATTGAACAGATGTTGCGCAAAGCCAAAAAAGGAACGGTCATCTCCTACACCGTCGAACTGGGCTACAAGAGTCTGAACTTCTCCGTCGACCAGAACCAATTGCTGGAACACAAAGTCATCTTCAAACTCGACGACACCAAGCCGTGGGAAATTCAACTCCCCTCCCGCATCCCGTACAAATGGGAAGCGTCTGCGCAGATTACGAACCAAGGCGGTTCCTTCGGAGCACCTGCCGTTGACAACAGCAACGGAGATGACGACATGAGCCGGACGTACAAGCAGTTGACGAACAACTTGGACAACGACAAACTCGTTCATGACGATTCGCAATACACCGCGCGCTACATGCTCAAGTTCGGAGACAAAGACGCGCAAGACATGAAGCACGACGACGCCATCTCCGACATTTCAAAGGTACGTTCGGTCAACTACCGCATGATGCAAGTCCAACCGGAAGAGCGCGACCTCAAGGGCAAGCCGATTGACTGGAAAGGTCCGGAGAAGACCAACTACGGCGAAGTCAAACTGAATGAAACCACGCTCCAAGAAATTTTGGATCTCGAAAAAGAACTCAATCAGTTGTTGCAAGACGTGAAGGGCGACGAAGAGCAGTTCCAAAATGACGATGCGTACATGAAAGAGTTGAATGAACTCCCCGATGACAGTGTATCTACGGAACAAGCATACGGAATGGGCGTGAATTTCCTCGAGATCATGCCTGAAGCCAACGAGTTGCAGTTCTTAACCACCGAGGCGTTGCGCTTCCAACTGATGCAGTCTGATGATAACGCGATGCGGGATGAGATTGAACTCGAACTGAAAAAAGCCCAAGACCCACTCGATGACAAAACTCCGCAAAAACAACTCCTCTTGCGCAAAGTGATCACGAAAACGCACATCCGCCGACTCCAAATGGTGAAAGCGAACCGAGCGCAGCGCAAGGATTTGCACGGGAAAGTGAAACTCAAACGAAAAGCCTTCCAAGGCCTGATTCACAACGTCATCGCACTCAATACGTTGAAAGGCAAGAAATATACGATCAGTTCGGCAGAGAAACGGAAAATCTCCGGCCTGTTCGACTTGCCCCGCGGGGAGCGTTCTCCCTCGAAGATCCTCAAGAAATACCGGGTGAAATTCAAGTAA